The following proteins are encoded in a genomic region of Actinomadura sp. NAK00032:
- the rpsQ gene encoding 30S ribosomal protein S17, producing MTEQQTEQRTTRKVLEGLVVSDKMDKTVVVSVEDRVTHRRYHKVIRRTKNYKAHDEGNECGVGDRVRLMETRPLSATKRWRVVEILEKAK from the coding sequence ATGACCGAGCAGCAGACGGAGCAGCGGACCACCCGCAAGGTGCTTGAGGGCCTCGTGGTCAGCGACAAGATGGACAAGACCGTGGTCGTGTCCGTCGAGGACCGCGTGACCCACCGCCGGTACCACAAGGTGATCCGCCGCACGAAGAACTACAAGGCTCACGACGAGGGCAACGAGTGCGGCGTGGGCGACCGCGTCCGTCTCATGGAGACCCGTCCGCTGTCGGCCACCAAGCGGTGGCGCGTGGTGGAGATCCTCGAGAAGGCCAAGTAG
- the rpmC gene encoding 50S ribosomal protein L29, whose translation MAKGLTADDLRTEPEDVLVTKLKEAKEELFNLRFQAATGQLESHGRLRTVKREIARIYTVMRERELGIVTVAEDDAAEGNE comes from the coding sequence ATGGCCAAGGGTCTTACCGCCGACGACCTGCGGACCGAGCCCGAGGACGTCCTGGTCACCAAGCTCAAGGAGGCCAAGGAGGAGCTGTTCAACCTCCGCTTCCAGGCCGCGACCGGCCAGCTTGAGAGCCACGGGCGGCTGCGCACCGTCAAGCGCGAGATCGCCCGCATCTACACCGTGATGCGGGAGCGCGAGCTCGGCATCGTCACGGTCGCCGAGGACGACGCCGCGGAGGGCAACGAATGA
- the rplN gene encoding 50S ribosomal protein L14, which produces MIQQESRLKVADNTGAKEILCIRVLGGSGRRYAGVGDIIVATVKDALPGAGVKKGDVVKAVVVRTRKERRRPDGSYIRFDENAAVLIRDGGDPRGTRIFGPVGRELREKKFMRIISLAPEVL; this is translated from the coding sequence GTGATCCAGCAGGAGTCGCGACTCAAGGTCGCCGACAACACGGGTGCGAAGGAGATCCTTTGCATCCGGGTTCTCGGCGGCTCGGGTCGGCGCTACGCGGGAGTCGGCGACATCATCGTCGCGACGGTGAAGGACGCCCTTCCCGGCGCGGGCGTGAAGAAGGGTGACGTCGTCAAGGCGGTCGTCGTGCGCACCCGCAAGGAGCGCCGGCGCCCGGACGGCTCCTACATCCGCTTCGACGAGAACGCCGCCGTCCTGATCCGGGACGGCGGCGACCCCCGCGGCACCCGTATCTTCGGCCCGGTGGGCCGCGAACTGCGCGAGAAGAAGTTCATGCGCATCATCTCGCTCGCGCCGGAGGTGCTCTGA